Below is a window of Thermodesulfovibrio thiophilus DSM 17215 DNA.
CTGATTCTGGCTCTCAAATATTTTATGTAACAGATGCACCTGATAGATTTAAAAAAATTGGTGAAATTTTCTTAAACCATGAAATAAAAAATATATTCAAAATATTGCTTGAGGGAGAAAAATGAGACCTGATGGAAGAAAAAATGATGAAATGAGAAGTATAAAGATTATTAAAGAATTTGTCAAAAATGCTGATGGCTCTGTTCTGATTGAGCTGGGTCATACCAGAGTTATATGTACTGCTTCCATAGAAAATAAAGTTCCACCCTTCTTAAAAGACCAGAGAAAAGGATGGATAACAGCGGAATACGGAATGCTTCCTCGTTCAACACCAACCAGAATGATTAGAGAGTCTTCGGCAGGTAGAATTGGTGGTAGAACGCATGAAATTCAGAGACTTATTGGAAGATCATTGAGATCTGTTGTTGACCTTGAAAAACTTGGTGAAAGAACAATATGGATAGACTGTGATGTAATTGAAGCAGATGGAGGAACAAGAACAGCCTCAATTACCGGTGGATATATAGCTTTAAGAGAAGCAATTACAAGGGCCATGCATACAGGAATGATTGCTGAAAATCCAATTAAAGAAACTATTGCAGCTATCAGTGTAGGTATTGTTGCAGGAGAACCCAGACTGGATCTGTGTTATGCTGAAGACTCAGTAGCGGAAGTTGATATGAATATTATAATGACAGAGTCTGGAAAATTTGTAGAAATACAGGGTACTGCAGAAATAACTCCGTTTTCAAGAGAACAGTTATTACAACTATTAGCAATTGCAGAAAAGGGAATTAGGGAGATTATCAGAATTATTAATAAATAGATAGCTTAATTGAATCTGATTTATGCCATCTCTTAACGAGGCTATTACGAACACTAATATAATGTAAAAGTTTTACTTAAACCATTTAAATTATATATAATACTTGACATGAAAATTGCAATTGGTGCTGACCACGCAGGATTTGAGCTAAAGGAGATATTAACTCCTTTAATTAAGGAGATGGGATTTGAAGTTATCGATATGGGAACATCTTCGAGCTGTTCTGCTGATTATCCTGATTACGCCGAAGCAGTTGCACAGGAGGTGTCTGAAGGCAGAGTGGATAGAGGAATTCTTATATGTGGAACCGGAATAGGCATGGCAATTGTTGCCAATAAATTCAAAAATGTAAGGGCAACTCTTTGTAATGACCTGTACACAGCAAAACTGTCAAGACTTCATAACAATGCAAATATTCTCTGTTTCGGAGCAAGAGTAATTGGAAAAGACCTTGCAAAGGAAATTGTAACTGTCTGGCTTAACACTCCTTTTGAAGGCGGAAGGCATGAAAAAAGGCTTGAAAAAATAAATTTTATAGAGAGGAAGGTTCTTGGTCAATGATAATGAAACCTTTAAGAGAAGTTGATCCTGAAATTTATTCATTAATAAGGAAAGAAAAAAAGAGAGAATCAGAAAAAATTTTAATGATTGCTTCTGAAAATTATGTAAGCAGAGCTGTTATGGAGGCACAGGGTTCGCTTTTTACAAATAAATATGCTGAAGGCTATCCTGGTAAAAGATATTACGGAGGATGTGAATATGCAGATGAAGTTGAAAGACTTGCACAGGACAGAGCAAAACAACTCTTCTATGTTGAGCATGTAAATGTTCAACCACACTCAGGGACTCAGGCTAATATGGCTGTTTATTTTGCATTCCTACAGCCAGGAGATACAATTATGGGAATGAGTCTTCCACATGGAGGACATCTATCACATGGCTCATCTGTTAATTTTACAGGAAAGCTATATAAAACAGTTTTTTATGGTGTCAACAGAGAAACAGGTTATATTGATATGGATGAGGTAAAAAAGCTTGCATATGAACATAAGCCAAAAATAATCATAACAGGTGCAAGTGCTTATCCAAGAATTATAGATTTTAAAACATTTGCAGAAATTGCCAAAGAAATTGGTGCGTATCTTATGTCTGACATTGCTCACATTGCTGGTTTAGTTGCTACAGGTGTGCATCCATCACCAGTGCCTTATTCAGATTTTATCACAACAACAACTCATAAAACATTAAGAGGTCCAAGAGGCGGAGTTGTGATGTGTAAAGAACAGTATGCAAAGGCTATTGATAAAAGTGTTTT
It encodes the following:
- the rph gene encoding ribonuclease PH, which produces MRPDGRKNDEMRSIKIIKEFVKNADGSVLIELGHTRVICTASIENKVPPFLKDQRKGWITAEYGMLPRSTPTRMIRESSAGRIGGRTHEIQRLIGRSLRSVVDLEKLGERTIWIDCDVIEADGGTRTASITGGYIALREAITRAMHTGMIAENPIKETIAAISVGIVAGEPRLDLCYAEDSVAEVDMNIIMTESGKFVEIQGTAEITPFSREQLLQLLAIAEKGIREIIRIINK
- the rpiB gene encoding ribose 5-phosphate isomerase B, with translation MKIAIGADHAGFELKEILTPLIKEMGFEVIDMGTSSSCSADYPDYAEAVAQEVSEGRVDRGILICGTGIGMAIVANKFKNVRATLCNDLYTAKLSRLHNNANILCFGARVIGKDLAKEIVTVWLNTPFEGGRHEKRLEKINFIERKVLGQ
- the glyA gene encoding serine hydroxymethyltransferase, yielding MKPLREVDPEIYSLIRKEKKRESEKILMIASENYVSRAVMEAQGSLFTNKYAEGYPGKRYYGGCEYADEVERLAQDRAKQLFYVEHVNVQPHSGTQANMAVYFAFLQPGDTIMGMSLPHGGHLSHGSSVNFTGKLYKTVFYGVNRETGYIDMDEVKKLAYEHKPKIIITGASAYPRIIDFKTFAEIAKEIGAYLMSDIAHIAGLVATGVHPSPVPYSDFITTTTHKTLRGPRGGVVMCKEQYAKAIDKSVFPGIQGGPLVHVIAAKAVAFNEALSDNFKEYQQNIVKNAKALADALKKRGFKLVSDGTDNHLMLVDLTNFNITGKEAEEGLDKAGITVNKNTIPFDTKPPTVTSGIRIGTPSVTTRGMGENEMEEIAEIIERVIKNVSNNAVIKDMKRKVQALCEKFPIY